In Bombyx mori chromosome 11, ASM3026992v2, one genomic interval encodes:
- the LOC100526775 gene encoding phosphotriesterase-like protein: protein MTSKVETVLGPVPISVLGRTLTHEHLAMTFTHFYREPPKQIVDVFENPFCLEKSGFLRQFPYSSKGNLVLNDQAAKEAVVNDVIAYKKFGGGTIVENSTVGLDRDVNFYKLVSEKSDVNIVAGTGFYVEDVQAKANLSKTTEQMYHHMLTELTTGFLEEPSVKAGFMGEIASVWPLREFERRAIVAAGELQPQVGCGVSFHPHRAIEAPFEIIRLYLEAGGSKDKVVMSHLDRTLLEDDKLLEFSELGTYCQFDLFGVEVSFYQLNPAADMPSDGQRIDKIKLLIDDGKSDKVLMSHDIHTKHRLTAFGGHGYAHIINTVLPKMALKGISQDTIDRITIDNPARWLATNI from the exons ATGACTTCAAAAGTAGAAACTG TGTTGGGGCCGGTGCCGATAAGTGTCTTGGGTCGAACTTTAACCCACGAGCATCTAGCGATGACCTTCACCCACTTCTACAGAGAGCCACCAAAGCAAATTGTCGATGTATTCGAGAACCCCTTTTGTCTGGAAAAATCTGGATTTCTAAGACAATTCCCTTACAGTTCTAAGGGTAATTTGGTATTGAATGATCAGGCCGCGAAGGAGGCAGTTGTAAATGATGTTATAGCGTACAAGAAGTTCGGTGGAG GTACAATAGTGGAAAATTCGACGGTCGGTCTTGATCGGGATGTAAACTTTTACAAGTTGGTATCGGAAAAGAGCGACGTAAACATAGTCGCGGGCACCGGCTTCTATGTCGAGGACGTTCAAGCTAAGGCCAACCTTAGCAAAACAACGGAACAAATGTATCATCACATGCTGACTGAACTCACAACAGGGTTTCTTGAGGAACCTAGTGTGAAGGCTGGGTTCATGGGAGAAATAGCCAGTGTTTGGCCATTAAGAG AGTTTGAACGTAGAGCCATCGTAGCTGCCGGTGAGCTGCAGCCGCAAGTCGGCTGCGGTGTCAGTTTCCATCCTCACCGCGCCATCGAAGCTCCATTTGAAATCATTCGTCTGTACCTTGAGGCCGGAGGAAGCAAGGATAAAGTTGTCATGTCGCATTTAGACC GAACCCTACTTGAAGACGACAAATTACTAGAATTCTCTGAGCTCGGTACTTACTGCCAGTTCGATCTGTTTGGCGTGGAAGTCTCATTCTACCAGTTAAACCCGGCGGCTGACATGCCATCAGACGGGCAGCGGATTGATAAAATCAAATTGTTGATCGACGATGGGAAATCTGATAAAGTGTTAATGTCCCACGACATTCACACTAAACATAGATTG aCGGCATTCGGTGGCCACGGCTACGCTCACATCATAAACACAGTGCTGCCGAAAATGGCGCTCAAAGGAATATCTCAAGATACCATAGACAGGATTACTATAGACAATCCAGCAAGATGGTTGGCCACTAACATTTAG
- the LOC101744191 gene encoding dynein axonemal assembly factor 4: MPIIVKDFTWTQTETTVHIRIPLNPGKHDKVDLFTTDSYIKAHFKPFLFEVFLRYDVNISKSKCIINDDEITLDLLKNNEEQWDGLEKNLSKEEKKVLRDEVYKKSQERAKEDAENRSIKKSQLDRFTVQRAMDLDTKQHALMDSRRDHERYQAMNALEEWRQQTNKNDYDVNESGVKITEMSENEPVKVKISTEKAQSKVRPQATTPRTPLKTPVKSEFVEKKKKEAATRVLPKLRQTAHLEITHTPRSFPTPSRESTAEEEQTWLKNITMARRATGFVSEDLRPEEQDPQWCKEKGDEFFRNGNFLGAISAYTHGIKLSAKLPSLYSNRAATHFALGNFNKCVNDCSTALDLLKPACEGNRKSRARCIARRAAALARLGYLNKAIEEMKAASRLIPDDQKIKKDIYDMERAWEQNPDSD, from the exons ATGCCGATAATTGTTAAAGATTTTACTTGGACGCAAACTGAAACTACAGTTCATATTAGGATCCCATTAAATCCGGGGAAACATGATAAAGTAGATTTGTTTACCACGGACTCTTACATAAAAGCGCATTTTAAACCATTTCTTTTCGAAGTCTTCCTACGATACGATGTTAACATAAGCAaaagtaaatgtattattaatgacgACGAAATTACTTTGGATTTGTTAAAAAACAATGAAGAACAGTGGGATGGTCTAGAAAAGAATTTgagtaaagaagaaaaaaaggttCTAAGGGATGAAGTTTATAAAAAGAGCCAAGAAAGGGCAAAAGAAGATGCGGAAAACAGATCTATTAAAAAAAGTCAATTAGACAGGTTTACAGTACAAAGAGCTATGGATTTAGATACAAAACAACATGCTCTGATGGATTCTAGAAGAGATCACGAGAGATATCAAGCTATGAATGCTTTGGAAGAGTGGAGACAACAGACAAACAAGAATGATTATGATGTAAATGAAAGCGGTGTTAAAATTACCGAAATGTCAGAGAATGAGCctgtaaaagtaaaaataagtaCAGAAAAAGCACAATCAAAAGTGCGACCCCAAGCTACAACCCCAAGAACACCTCTGAAGACACCTGTGAAGTCGGAATTtgtagaaaaaaagaagaaagaagcaGCAACTAGAGTTTTACCGAAATTGAGGCAAACCGCGCACTTGGAAATAACTCACACACCCAGATCATTTCCAACACCGAGCAGAGAATCCACAGCAGAGGAAGAGCAGACTTGGTTGAAGAACATCACCATGGCTCGTAGAGCTACGG GTTTCGTATCGGAAGACTTAAGGCCAGAGGAACAGGACCCTCAGTGGTGCAAAGAGAAGGGAGACGAATTCTTCCGCAACGGTAACTTTTTGGGAGCAATCAGTGCGTACACTCATGGCATAAAGTTGTCCGCGAAGTTGCCCAGTTTGTATTCGAACAGGGCTGCAACGCATTTCGCCCtcggaaattttaataaatgc GTAAACGACTGCTCCACAGCGTTAGACCTCCTGAAGCCGGCGTGTGAAGGGAACCGTAAGAGTCGAGCTAGATGCATCGCGAGAAGGGCCGCGGCTCTGGCCAGGCTCGGCTATCTGAACAAAGCCATTGAGGAAATGAAGGCGGCCAGTAGATTGATACCCGATGACCAAAAAATTAAGAAGGATATTTACGATATGGAAAGAGCTTGGGAACAAAATCCGGATTCCGATTGA